A genomic window from Vitis riparia cultivar Riparia Gloire de Montpellier isolate 1030 chromosome 16, EGFV_Vit.rip_1.0, whole genome shotgun sequence includes:
- the LOC117934281 gene encoding stilbene synthase 4: protein MASVEEIRNAQRAKGPATVLAIGTATPDNCLYQSDFADYYFRVTKSEHMTELKKKFNRICDKSMIKKRYIHLTEEMLEEHPNIGAYMAPSLNIRQEIITAEVPKLGKEAALKALKEWGQPKSKITHLVFCTTSGVEMPGADYKLANLLGLEPSVRRVMLYHQGCYAGGTVLRTAKDLAENNAGARVLVVCSEITVVTFRGPSEDALDSLVGQALFGDGSAAVIVGSDPDISIERPLFQLVSAAQTFIPNSAGAIAGNLREVGLTFHLWPNVPTLISENIENCLTKAFDPIGISDWNSLFWIAHPGGPAILDAVEAKVGLDKQKLKATRHILSEYGNMSSACVLFILDEMRKKSLKEGKTTTGEGLDWGVLFGFGPGLTIETVVLHSVGTDSN from the exons ATGGCGTCTGTGGAGGAAATTAGAAATGCTCAGCGTGCCAAGGGTCCGGCCACCGTTCTAGCCATTGGCACAGCTACCCCGGACAACTGTCTGTACCAGTCTGATTTCGCTGATTACTATTTTCGGGTCACTAAAAGCGAGCACATGACCGAGCTCAAGAAGAAGTTCAACCGCATTT GTGACAAATCCATGATCAAGAAGCGTTACATTCATTTGACCGAAGAAATGCTTGAGGAGCACCCAAACATTGGTGCTTATATGGCTCCATCTCTTAATATACGCCAAGAGATTATCACTGCTGAGGTACCCAAGCTTGGTAAGGAAGCAGCATTGAAGGCTCTTAAAGAGTGGGGTCAGCCTAAATCGAAGATCACCCACCTTGTATTTTGTACCACCTCAGGTGTAGAAATGCCTGGTGCAGATTATAAACTCGCTAATCTTTTAGGCCTCGAACCATCTGTCAGAAGAGTGATGTTGTACCATCAAGGGTGCTATGCGGGTGGAACCGTCCTTCGAACCGCTAAGGATCTTGCAGAGAATAATGCAGGAGCACGAGTTCTTGTGGTGTGCTCTGAGATCACTGTTGTTACATTTCGTGGTCCTTCCGAAGATGCTTTGGACTCTTTAGTTGGCCAAGCCCTTTTTGGTGATGGGTCTGCAGCTGTAATCGTTGGATCTGATCCAGATATCTCGATTGAACGACCACTCTTTCAACTTGTTTCAGCAGCCCAAACATTTATTCCTAATTCAGCAGGTGCTATTGCAGGCAACTTACGTGAAGTGGGTCTCACCTTTCATTTGTGGCCTAATGTCCCTACCTTGATCTCTGAAAACATTGAGAATTGTTTGACTAAGGCTTTTGACCCAATTGGTATTAGTGATTGGAATTCCTTATTCTGGATTGCTCATCCAGGTGGCCCAGCTATTCTTGACGCAGTTGAAGCAAAAGTCGGTTTAGATAAACAGAAACTCAAAGCAACAAGGCATATTCTAAGTGAATATGGGAACATGTCAAGTGCATGtgtcttatttattttggatgagATGAGAAAGAAATCGCTCAAGGAAGGCAAAACGACGACAGGTGAAGGATTGGATTGGGGTGTCTTGTTTGGCTTTGGGCCAGGCCTAACCATTGAGACCGTTGTGCTCCATAGCGTTGGTACAGATTCAAACTAG